Proteins encoded within one genomic window of Patescibacteria group bacterium:
- a CDS encoding DUF4012 domain-containing protein: MEGKRLSDIKPIRRTVVAAPVEIPVHRVFAASQRHDVLSVKNAAPDHSQDRLEWYNEKQPSLVKFRGYPENIARHSTRLKSKKRQIATRKIYAFTSFLVALSILFMNILPVSALVGSAQANISDRAKSGIAELKLAEELVKQQQFKEAGVHFDRATSQFEQAKLVIFEAGQGSEITSLFAQHDQIYTASGLLVAATDITRSGSILMTIAENISNAAKINNETNASTESNPMSKVSVVLSGIMESNNNNIQQSQKIVELLTDAQSQVDLYAKTPSTEPTLEKTRLQLVEQLPTLLHQAKSLNNLLTELPLLLGKDNTKKYLVLFQNNSELRPSGGFLGSFATMSIKNGNINSFAVETNIYKLDNTYAKMYHIDPPAQIGLMTKDWLMRDSNWSVDFDTAAKQVAWFYNQETGINVDGVLAIDTSLISSMLDVVGSVTIPKDNITVNKDNFNAVTTQAVEKDYWQNSANKQANEPKSILADMVPILLQSMFKQMSTDPGKIAQVFYDAAMEKHLLFDPLFITNKDTKAQLSLINPLPKNDDFLMVNNANLGGLKSSLNINQTVAVTIKPTSHNTILHSVEITRTHTGNGVWPDTDNHNYLRLVVPDNATLVKSETNGVEGVAPNEGTTTQKFDNYQTFGLWVTTAVKATTVTKFEYEMPIVKDKNGVNTAQFSYVKQPGTIGDKLKLNLVNANGLTFQNIQTNFELYTKTNWQTAMVLK; this comes from the coding sequence ATGGAGGGGAAGCGTCTAAGTGATATTAAACCGATACGTCGCACGGTGGTAGCTGCCCCCGTGGAGATTCCGGTGCATCGCGTTTTTGCCGCTAGCCAACGTCACGATGTATTGTCGGTTAAAAACGCTGCTCCAGACCATTCTCAAGATCGGTTAGAGTGGTACAACGAAAAACAACCATCATTGGTTAAATTCAGGGGTTATCCGGAAAACATCGCCAGGCATTCAACTCGATTAAAAAGCAAAAAACGTCAAATTGCCACTCGTAAAATATACGCATTTACGTCATTTTTGGTTGCGCTATCTATCTTATTTATGAACATTTTGCCGGTTTCGGCTTTGGTTGGCAGCGCTCAGGCCAACATTTCAGACAGAGCTAAATCTGGCATTGCCGAGCTAAAATTAGCCGAAGAGTTGGTAAAACAGCAACAATTCAAAGAAGCTGGAGTGCATTTTGATCGTGCCACCAGTCAATTTGAGCAAGCAAAATTGGTGATATTTGAAGCCGGCCAGGGCTCAGAAATTACCTCATTATTCGCTCAGCATGATCAAATTTACACTGCCTCGGGGTTACTGGTTGCGGCGACCGATATTACACGGTCCGGGTCAATTTTGATGACGATAGCCGAAAACATCAGTAACGCGGCCAAGATCAATAATGAAACTAATGCCAGTACCGAAAGTAATCCAATGTCTAAAGTTAGTGTGGTGTTAAGTGGCATAATGGAGTCAAATAATAACAATATTCAGCAATCGCAAAAAATTGTCGAGTTGCTAACCGATGCTCAGTCTCAGGTAGATTTGTATGCCAAAACTCCATCCACTGAACCAACACTGGAAAAAACGCGTTTACAGTTGGTAGAACAGCTGCCAACGTTGTTGCATCAAGCCAAATCATTAAATAACTTACTAACCGAACTGCCGTTGCTGTTGGGCAAAGATAATACTAAAAAATATCTGGTGCTATTTCAAAACAACTCCGAATTGCGTCCGAGCGGCGGATTTTTGGGCTCTTTTGCCACTATGTCGATCAAAAACGGCAATATCAACAGTTTTGCGGTCGAAACCAACATTTACAAATTAGATAACACTTATGCCAAAATGTATCACATCGATCCGCCGGCGCAAATTGGATTGATGACTAAAGACTGGTTGATGCGTGATTCCAACTGGTCGGTAGATTTTGACACCGCTGCCAAGCAAGTGGCGTGGTTTTACAACCAAGAAACCGGCATTAATGTTGATGGCGTGCTGGCCATAGACACTAGCTTAATTTCGTCAATGCTAGACGTGGTGGGTTCGGTTACTATTCCAAAAGATAACATTACGGTGAACAAAGACAACTTTAACGCGGTAACCACGCAAGCGGTGGAAAAAGACTACTGGCAAAATAGCGCCAACAAACAGGCCAACGAGCCAAAATCGATATTAGCAGATATGGTGCCAATTTTGCTGCAATCCATGTTTAAACAAATGTCTACTGATCCGGGTAAAATTGCCCAAGTATTTTACGATGCGGCAATGGAGAAACATTTGTTATTTGATCCTCTTTTTATCACTAATAAAGATACAAAAGCTCAATTATCGCTCATAAATCCACTGCCAAAAAATGATGATTTTCTGATGGTAAATAACGCCAATTTAGGCGGGTTAAAGAGTAGTCTTAATATTAATCAGACCGTGGCGGTAACCATTAAACCAACCAGCCACAATACTATTTTGCACTCAGTTGAAATCACTCGAACCCACACCGGCAATGGCGTGTGGCCCGATACCGATAATCACAACTATTTGCGGTTAGTGGTGCCGGATAACGCTACGCTTGTTAAGAGTGAAACAAACGGGGTTGAAGGAGTGGCGCCGAACGAGGGCACGACCACCCAGAAATTTGATAATTATCAGACGTTTGGCTTGTGGGTAACCACGGCGGTCAAAGCCACCACTGTAACCAAATTTGAATACGAAATGCCGATAGTGAAAGATAAAAATGGAGTAAATACGGCGCAGTTCAGCTATGTAAAACAGCCCGGTACCATTGGCGATAAATTAAAACTGAATTTGGTAAATGCTAATGGTCTAACTTTCCAAAACATTCAGACTAACTTTGAACTTTACACCAAAACCAATTGGCAAACGGCGATGGTGCTAAAATAG
- a CDS encoding type II toxin-antitoxin system death-on-curing family toxin, with amino-acid sequence MTFNQPIPDYSTRDVSLLESALGQPSQSFGGKLLYPNLVDQASILFYSLIKNHPFQNGNKRIAVMALLVFLANNDKWLIISAADLYELAYLVSESNPTDHDHVLSHITLTISDHLSDFVSN; translated from the coding sequence ATGACTTTCAATCAACCGATTCCCGATTATTCAACTCGGGACGTTTCATTGTTAGAATCCGCGCTCGGACAACCGTCACAATCATTCGGTGGTAAGCTGTTGTATCCAAATCTAGTGGATCAAGCATCGATTTTGTTTTATTCACTAATCAAAAACCATCCGTTCCAAAACGGTAACAAAAGAATTGCTGTGATGGCATTGCTAGTGTTTTTGGCCAACAATGACAAGTGGCTAATCATAAGTGCAGCCGATCTATACGAATTAGCGTATTTGGTGTCTGAATCAAACCCCACTGATCATGACCATGTTTTGTCGCATATTACGCTGACTATTTCTGACCATTTATCAGATTTTGTGAGCAATTAG
- the infB gene encoding translation initiation factor IF-2 has product MSDQKPIVLPNIVPVKDLADKLDVPVTKIIGMLMKNGIMATINENLDFETAAIISEEFGFTAELASKLNTEAVINDEQSLKERPPVVTIMGHVDHGKTTLLDTIRKSNVVASESGGITQHIAAYQVTHNKKVITFLDTPGHAAFTAMRQHGANITDIVVLVIAADDGVKPQTIEAIDHAKLANVPIIVAITKMDQPGANPDRIKQQLAELELVPEDWGGQTVVVPISAKTNMGIDQLLEMILLVAEMKHYQASFEGGASGVVVESHMQIGKGPMATVLVQNGQLKNSDVITVGKTYGKIRTLQDFNGEAIDNALPSQPVVISGLRQLPNFGDQMVVVDTEKQAKDNALRFAASINLGRVHTINKSGLDQSVTEEQMESKELPILVKADVQGSLEAVKTVLEDLGNSEVKINLVGLGVGPVSESDITKSRASKSIVVAFRVPVSASMRQLADKEKVNISSYDVIYDLVEDAKTALSKLLPPEEVVIDHAHCKVIAVFKGNTKSQVIGVLVEDGILKMGEQFRVMRKKEQIGEGKVLGLRRGKEEVKEMLSGQEAGVQIPGDLKIELKDELISFVTEVHTRTL; this is encoded by the coding sequence ATGTCTGATCAAAAACCAATAGTTTTACCCAATATTGTTCCGGTTAAAGATTTAGCCGATAAGTTAGATGTGCCGGTAACCAAAATCATTGGGATGCTAATGAAAAACGGCATTATGGCCACCATTAACGAGAATTTGGATTTTGAGACCGCGGCCATTATCTCTGAAGAATTTGGTTTTACCGCCGAACTGGCATCAAAATTAAACACCGAAGCGGTTATAAATGATGAGCAAAGTCTAAAAGAACGCCCTCCGGTGGTTACCATTATGGGACATGTTGATCATGGCAAAACCACGCTTTTAGACACAATCAGAAAATCCAACGTAGTTGCCTCCGAATCCGGTGGCATTACTCAGCATATTGCGGCCTACCAAGTAACGCATAACAAAAAAGTAATTACCTTTTTGGATACACCGGGACACGCCGCATTTACCGCCATGCGCCAGCACGGAGCCAATATTACCGATATTGTGGTTTTGGTAATTGCCGCAGACGATGGCGTTAAGCCGCAAACTATCGAAGCAATAGACCATGCCAAATTAGCCAATGTGCCAATTATTGTGGCCATCACTAAAATGGATCAGCCTGGCGCAAACCCAGACCGCATTAAACAGCAATTAGCCGAGTTAGAGTTAGTGCCAGAAGATTGGGGTGGCCAAACGGTTGTAGTGCCAATTTCGGCTAAAACCAACATGGGCATTGACCAATTATTGGAAATGATTTTGCTGGTGGCGGAAATGAAACACTACCAAGCGTCGTTTGAAGGTGGCGCCAGCGGGGTGGTGGTTGAATCTCATATGCAGATTGGCAAAGGCCCAATGGCCACCGTTTTAGTACAAAACGGGCAATTAAAGAACAGCGATGTCATTACCGTGGGTAAAACTTATGGCAAAATTAGAACGTTGCAAGATTTTAATGGCGAGGCAATAGATAACGCGCTACCCAGCCAGCCGGTGGTTATCTCTGGATTGCGTCAGTTGCCAAACTTTGGTGATCAAATGGTAGTGGTAGATACCGAAAAACAGGCTAAAGACAACGCATTGCGTTTTGCGGCATCTATAAACCTGGGCCGGGTTCACACTATTAACAAATCCGGGTTAGATCAATCTGTTACCGAAGAGCAAATGGAGAGCAAAGAGCTGCCAATTTTGGTCAAAGCAGATGTGCAGGGCTCGCTAGAAGCGGTAAAAACGGTGCTAGAAGATCTAGGAAACAGTGAAGTCAAAATAAATCTGGTTGGCTTAGGTGTTGGGCCGGTCTCTGAATCAGACATCACCAAAAGCCGTGCTTCCAAATCGATTGTGGTGGCGTTTAGAGTGCCGGTTTCGGCCTCAATGCGTCAATTAGCCGACAAAGAAAAAGTTAACATTTCTTCATACGATGTCATTTACGATTTAGTTGAAGATGCCAAAACCGCTTTAAGCAAATTGCTACCGCCAGAAGAAGTGGTGATAGATCACGCGCATTGCAAAGTAATCGCCGTATTTAAGGGAAACACCAAATCTCAAGTAATTGGGGTATTGGTAGAAGATGGCATTCTTAAAATGGGTGAGCAATTTAGAGTGATGCGTAAAAAAGAGCAAATTGGTGAAGGTAAAGTGTTAGGACTACGCCGGGGTAAAGAAGAAGTTAAAGAGATGTTAAGTGGGCAAGAGGCGGGCGTGCAGATACCTGGCGATCTTAAAATTGAGCTCAAAGACGAACTAATTAGCTTTGTAACCGAGGTCCATACACGGACGCTGTAG
- a CDS encoding glycosyltransferase, with amino-acid sequence MNTNNPKIALAHDYLIKNGGAEKVLISLHQLFPSAPVFTLLYDEKSTHGVYKDWDIRTSYLQKRPAIQKLINYYRAEMPRAVESFDLSEFDVVISDSSSFIKGVITQPNTKHICYMHTPTRFLWFDIKSHIERGRFAGALKGLVPLMLHRLRRWDVIASSRPDVIIANSKTTQDRITKFYHKPSTVINPPVDVDRFDIKKRDTKDAFVIVSRLEPHKDVDLAIKAANLSQTKLVIIGDGNDSERLQELAGPTVKFLGRVSDQVRDDWLYQAKAFLAPQTEDFGITMVEALAAGCPVIARNAGGAAEIVTPHTGILIDSLDAENLADQLKTFDSSKFKPEDCHLRAMQFSEDKFKEKILALVSHN; translated from the coding sequence ATGAACACCAATAATCCTAAAATCGCTCTAGCTCACGACTACCTCATCAAGAATGGTGGGGCGGAAAAGGTGTTGATCAGTCTGCATCAGCTTTTTCCAAGTGCGCCGGTGTTTACATTACTGTACGACGAAAAAAGTACTCACGGCGTGTATAAAGATTGGGATATTCGCACCTCATATCTGCAAAAACGCCCCGCAATTCAGAAACTTATTAACTACTATCGCGCCGAAATGCCGCGAGCGGTGGAAAGTTTTGATCTATCTGAATTTGACGTGGTAATTTCAGATTCATCTAGCTTCATCAAAGGCGTAATTACTCAGCCCAATACGAAACATATTTGCTACATGCACACCCCCACCCGATTTTTATGGTTTGATATCAAAAGCCATATTGAACGCGGGCGATTTGCCGGCGCGTTAAAAGGGTTGGTGCCGCTTATGCTGCATCGCCTGCGTCGATGGGATGTGATTGCTTCATCGCGGCCAGATGTGATTATTGCAAACTCAAAAACCACCCAAGATCGCATTACCAAGTTTTATCATAAACCGAGCACCGTAATAAATCCGCCGGTAGACGTTGATCGATTTGATATCAAAAAACGTGACACTAAAGACGCTTTTGTGATCGTTTCGCGCCTCGAACCGCATAAAGACGTTGATTTAGCAATAAAAGCAGCCAATTTGAGTCAAACTAAATTGGTGATTATCGGTGATGGTAACGACAGCGAGCGACTTCAGGAATTAGCCGGGCCAACGGTCAAATTCTTAGGACGGGTTTCAGATCAAGTTCGTGACGACTGGTTGTACCAAGCTAAGGCGTTTTTAGCCCCGCAAACCGAGGATTTTGGCATTACTATGGTAGAAGCGCTGGCGGCCGGATGTCCGGTAATCGCCCGAAACGCTGGTGGAGCGGCAGAAATCGTCACGCCACACACCGGTATTCTAATTGACTCACTCGACGCGGAAAACCTGGCAGATCAGCTAAAAACGTTTGATTCGTCTAAGTTTAAGCCAGAGGATTGCCATCTTCGCGCTATGCAGTTCTCGGAAGACAAATTCAAAGAAAAGATCTTAGCTTTGGTCTCGCATAACTAA
- the gyrB gene encoding DNA topoisomerase (ATP-hydrolyzing) subunit B — MSNEATGHTYDAKNITVLEGLDPVRKRPGMYIGGTGIEGLHHLIWEVVDNSIDEAMAGFCDQIDIIMNPDNSVSVADNGRGIPVDIHPTTHKSALETVLTTLHAGGKFGDGGYKVSGGLHGVGVSVVNALSEWVKAEVFRDGKIYAQEYHRGKPVADVAASGTSTGTGTTITFKPDAEIFEVIEFDWTTIVNHLRQQAYLTKGIKLNIRDQRTEEVQTYSFYFEGGIASYVRHLNQNKQSIIDPPFYGEKESGNLMVEVALTYSDDFNEHVYTFANNIHTVEGGTHLTGFRSALTRVINDYAKKSGLLKDADGALTGEDVREGLVAVVSVKLPEPQFEGQTKSKLGNADVRAVVENITTELLGYYMEEHPNEAKGIIEKCSLSARARLAARAARDTVIRKGALEGMTLPGKLADCSEKSAAKSEIFIVEGDSAGGSAKMGRDRRFQAILPLKGKILNVERARLDRMLASDEIKALIVAIGAGIGDMFDINKVRYHRIVIMTDADVDGAHIRTLLLTFFFRYFREIIDAGYVYIAQPPLYAVTKGKDKHYAYNDEEKAALFKKLNIKDDSVVPEDDLSEEAETPVVKSSRYIVQRYKGLGEMNAEQLWDTTMDPANRILLQVSVFDAMKADELFSMLMGDEVPPRKRFIQTHAHSATLDV; from the coding sequence ATGAGTAACGAAGCGACCGGTCATACCTATGACGCCAAAAACATTACCGTTTTAGAGGGTTTAGACCCTGTACGCAAACGTCCGGGTATGTACATTGGTGGCACCGGCATTGAAGGCTTGCATCACCTAATTTGGGAAGTGGTAGATAACTCCATCGACGAAGCGATGGCCGGGTTCTGCGATCAAATTGATATCATTATGAATCCCGATAACAGCGTCTCGGTAGCAGATAACGGGCGCGGTATTCCGGTAGATATTCATCCAACCACTCACAAATCGGCGCTGGAAACCGTTTTAACCACTCTGCACGCCGGTGGTAAATTTGGTGATGGCGGATATAAAGTTTCAGGTGGATTGCACGGCGTTGGTGTAAGCGTAGTTAATGCTTTGTCCGAATGGGTCAAAGCCGAAGTATTTCGGGATGGCAAAATCTACGCTCAAGAATATCATCGTGGCAAACCGGTAGCCGATGTCGCGGCGTCCGGTACCTCAACCGGCACCGGTACTACCATCACCTTTAAGCCAGATGCCGAAATTTTTGAAGTTATTGAGTTTGACTGGACAACTATTGTAAATCACTTACGCCAGCAAGCGTATCTAACCAAAGGCATCAAACTAAACATTCGAGATCAGCGCACCGAAGAAGTGCAGACGTATTCGTTTTATTTTGAAGGTGGAATTGCCAGTTACGTGCGTCATTTGAACCAAAACAAGCAGTCAATTATTGATCCGCCGTTTTATGGTGAAAAAGAGTCCGGCAATTTGATGGTAGAGGTGGCGCTGACTTATAGCGATGATTTTAATGAGCACGTTTACACCTTTGCCAACAACATTCACACCGTAGAGGGTGGCACACACTTAACCGGTTTTCGGTCGGCGTTAACTCGGGTAATTAACGATTACGCCAAGAAAAGTGGTTTATTAAAAGATGCAGATGGCGCGTTGACCGGTGAAGATGTGCGCGAGGGCTTGGTGGCCGTTGTATCAGTAAAATTACCAGAGCCGCAATTTGAAGGCCAGACCAAATCCAAATTGGGTAATGCCGATGTTCGGGCGGTGGTAGAAAACATCACTACTGAACTGCTTGGTTATTATATGGAAGAACATCCAAACGAAGCCAAGGGTATTATCGAAAAATGTTCCTTGTCGGCACGGGCGCGTTTGGCGGCAAGAGCGGCACGCGACACCGTTATTCGTAAAGGCGCGCTAGAAGGCATGACCTTGCCGGGTAAATTGGCTGACTGTTCCGAAAAATCAGCCGCCAAATCAGAAATATTTATTGTTGAGGGAGACTCGGCTGGTGGTTCGGCCAAAATGGGACGAGACCGTCGTTTTCAAGCCATTTTGCCACTTAAAGGAAAAATTCTAAACGTCGAGCGTGCCAGATTAGACCGCATGTTAGCATCAGATGAAATCAAGGCGTTAATTGTGGCCATTGGGGCCGGCATTGGCGATATGTTTGATATCAATAAGGTGCGCTATCATCGTATTGTCATCATGACAGATGCCGATGTAGATGGAGCTCACATCCGCACGCTTCTCCTAACTTTCTTCTTCCGATATTTTCGCGAAATTATTGATGCTGGCTACGTTTATATCGCTCAGCCGCCACTTTACGCTGTAACCAAAGGCAAAGACAAACATTACGCCTATAACGACGAGGAAAAAGCGGCGCTGTTCAAAAAGCTAAACATTAAAGACGATTCAGTAGTGCCGGAAGATGATTTAAGCGAAGAAGCGGAAACGCCGGTAGTCAAATCATCCAGATACATCGTACAGCGCTACAAAGGTTTGGGTGAAATGAACGCCGAGCAACTATGGGACACCACCATGGATCCCGCCAACCGTATTCTGTTACAAGTAAGTGTATTTGACGCCATGAAGGCCGACGAGCTGTTTAGTATGTTAATGGGTGATGAAGTACCGCCGCGCAAGCGATTTATCCAAACCCACGCCCACTCAGCTACCCTAGACGTATAA
- the gyrA gene encoding DNA gyrase subunit A: MPEETEIENSNIGRIQIQHVEDEVQKSYLDYAMSVIVARALPDVRDGMKPVHRRVIYAMHKLNLTASARYQKSAAVVGQVMKDFHPHGDLAIYDTVVRMAQDFSMRYTMVDGQGNFGSVDGDGAAAMRYTECRMAKITAEMLQDIDKNTVNWVPNYDGRLQEPKVLPAKIPQLLLNGSVGIAVGMATNIPPHNLTELCDGIIHLIDNGDATIDELMQFIKGPDFPTGGIIYNLDDIKTAFSTGRGRIIIRAVAEIEEDKRGQNRIIISQIPYQVNKSTLVSKIADLVKEKRIEGISDLRDESDRTGMRIVVELKTSGYPKKILNQLYELTQMQVAFHVNMLALTPNLEPRTMTLKEMLEFFIVHRVEVLTRRTEFELGKAKDRLHILEGLKIALDHLDEVINTIRASKDRADAKVQLMAKFKLSELQTDAILEMRLAQLAALERQKIEDEYEAVKKEIARLEDLLAHPEKIRSIIKAELAEIKEKYGDPRKTTIVPHALDKFVATDLIPDEQVVVSITRDNYIKRVPTSTYQSQIRGGKGVIGMTTKDEDQVDRLIIASTHDDLLFFTNKGRIFQTKVYEIPSSSRQAKGQALVNIIQISSTEKVTSVLTLNAEQKKSYQYFLFATVKGTVKKSKIADYANVRKTGLIAINLDKSDELRWVRTTTGSDKVIEVSSNGQAIYFDETDVRVMGRSAAGVRGMKLRANDSVMAMDVVSNTVNADPDLLIVLENGFGKRTALSHFTLQQRGGIGMRAANCTDRTGHIIGMYVLNSNNGDVLMISQRGQVLRTKLNTIKRLGRDTQGVTMMKLPNDDKVASVTIIYDEPGDAIETKAAKSPVKKSNPVKKSAATTKKALAKKPTKAKAKPAPKKSVAKSKPAAKKSKPVTKSQKPVTKSKLVTKSVKPIKESKPAVKIKVETPKPQIKIHDYQQDNK; this comes from the coding sequence ATGCCAGAAGAAACAGAAATTGAAAATTCAAACATCGGCCGGATACAAATTCAGCACGTCGAAGACGAGGTGCAGAAAAGCTATCTAGATTACGCCATGTCGGTTATTGTTGCGCGCGCTTTACCAGATGTTCGCGACGGCATGAAACCGGTGCATCGCCGTGTTATTTACGCCATGCACAAGCTCAATTTAACCGCCTCGGCCCGATATCAGAAATCCGCCGCTGTGGTGGGACAGGTGATGAAAGATTTTCACCCGCACGGCGATTTGGCAATTTACGATACTGTGGTGCGTATGGCACAAGATTTTTCGATGCGTTACACCATGGTAGATGGTCAAGGTAACTTTGGCTCAGTAGATGGTGATGGCGCGGCGGCAATGCGTTATACCGAATGTCGCATGGCCAAAATTACCGCCGAAATGTTACAAGACATTGACAAAAATACTGTTAATTGGGTGCCAAACTACGATGGTCGTTTGCAGGAGCCAAAAGTATTACCGGCTAAAATACCACAGTTGTTACTTAACGGTTCGGTTGGTATTGCGGTTGGTATGGCCACCAACATTCCACCTCACAACTTAACCGAGCTGTGTGATGGTATTATCCACCTCATAGATAATGGCGACGCCACTATTGATGAATTAATGCAGTTTATAAAAGGTCCAGATTTTCCTACCGGCGGCATTATTTATAACCTAGATGACATTAAAACCGCATTTTCCACCGGTCGCGGGCGCATTATCATTCGCGCTGTTGCCGAAATTGAAGAAGACAAACGTGGTCAAAATCGCATTATCATCAGCCAGATTCCATATCAAGTAAACAAATCCACTTTGGTAAGCAAAATTGCCGATTTAGTCAAAGAAAAGCGAATAGAGGGCATTTCAGATTTACGTGATGAATCAGACCGCACCGGTATGCGCATTGTGGTTGAATTAAAGACTTCGGGCTATCCCAAAAAGATTTTGAACCAACTGTATGAGCTAACCCAAATGCAAGTAGCATTTCACGTGAACATGCTGGCGCTAACACCGAATTTAGAGCCGCGCACCATGACCCTCAAAGAAATGCTCGAGTTCTTTATTGTCCACCGCGTCGAAGTGCTAACCCGTCGCACCGAGTTTGAGTTGGGCAAAGCCAAAGATCGTTTACATATTTTAGAGGGCTTAAAGATTGCCCTAGATCATTTGGACGAGGTAATTAACACCATTCGCGCGTCTAAAGATCGTGCCGACGCCAAAGTGCAGTTGATGGCAAAATTCAAATTGTCCGAATTACAAACCGATGCCATTTTGGAAATGCGCTTGGCGCAACTAGCGGCATTGGAACGTCAAAAAATCGAAGATGAATATGAAGCAGTGAAGAAAGAAATTGCCAGATTAGAAGATTTATTGGCGCATCCGGAAAAAATTCGCTCCATCATTAAAGCCGAGCTAGCTGAAATTAAAGAAAAATACGGTGATCCCCGCAAAACCACTATCGTGCCACATGCGCTAGACAAATTTGTGGCCACCGACCTTATTCCAGACGAGCAAGTGGTGGTTTCCATTACCCGAGACAACTACATTAAGCGCGTGCCTACCTCTACCTATCAAAGCCAGATTCGCGGTGGAAAAGGGGTAATTGGCATGACCACCAAAGATGAAGATCAGGTTGATCGGCTGATTATTGCCTCTACGCACGATGATTTGCTCTTCTTTACCAACAAAGGGCGCATTTTTCAGACCAAAGTGTACGAAATTCCTTCGTCTTCGCGCCAAGCTAAAGGTCAAGCGCTAGTAAACATCATCCAAATTTCATCCACCGAAAAAGTTACCTCGGTGCTTACCTTGAACGCCGAGCAAAAGAAATCTTATCAGTATTTCCTGTTTGCCACAGTTAAGGGCACGGTTAAAAAATCCAAAATTGCCGACTACGCCAATGTGCGCAAAACCGGTTTAATTGCCATCAATCTAGATAAGTCAGATGAGCTACGTTGGGTGCGCACCACTACCGGTTCGGACAAGGTGATAGAAGTTTCCAGTAACGGCCAAGCCATTTACTTTGATGAGACCGATGTGCGAGTAATGGGGCGATCAGCTGCCGGAGTGCGTGGAATGAAGTTGCGCGCCAATGATAGCGTGATGGCCATGGACGTAGTCTCTAACACCGTAAATGCAGATCCGGATTTGTTAATTGTGCTGGAAAATGGCTTTGGCAAACGCACTGCTTTGTCTCACTTTACGCTACAACAGCGAGGCGGTATTGGGATGCGAGCGGCAAATTGCACCGACAGAACCGGCCATATTATTGGCATGTATGTGTTAAATTCAAATAATGGCGATGTATTAATGATTAGTCAGCGCGGCCAAGTGTTGCGCACCAAATTGAATACGATTAAGAGATTGGGTAGAGACACGCAGGGCGTAACGATGATGAAATTGCCAAATGACGACAAAGTGGCTTCGGTTACAATTATTTACGATGAGCCCGGTGATGCCATAGAAACTAAAGCCGCCAAATCTCCGGTTAAGAAATCAAACCCGGTAAAGAAATCTGCTGCTACTACTAAAAAAGCCTTGGCAAAAAAACCAACCAAGGCAAAAGCCAAACCGGCACCAAAAAAATCTGTTGCTAAATCAAAACCGGCGGCAAAAAAGTCTAAACCGGTTACCAAGTCGCAAAAACCTGTGACTAAATCAAAACTAGTGACAAAATCCGTTAAGCCGATTAAAGAATCAAAGCCGGCAGTCAAAATTAAAGTCGAAACACCAAAGCCACAAATTAAAATCCACGATTACCAACAAGATAATAAATAA